The genomic window tccaagtcgtatttttggagttatatttcaagtccaaaatattcccacgtgttccaagtcgtatttttggagttatatttcaattccaaagtattcccacgtgttccaagtcgtatctttggagttagattccaattccaaagtgtttccaagcgtttcaagtcgtatctttggttctattgcaattccaaagtattcccacacgttccaagtcgcatctttggagttatattgcaattccaaagtattcccacacgttccaagtcgtatctttggagttagattccaattacaaagtgtttccaagcgtttcaagtcttatctttggttctatttcaattccaaagtgtttccacccgctccaagtcgcatctttgtagttatatttgaattccaaggTGTTCCAAGCCGTTCCTAGGGTTTTTTGGCAGTGTTCCAAGCATAGCTTGCAAATAACTGTTAACCGTTTTTTTCCTTACGCTCTGTTCGCGAGAACAACCGAAAAAAATCATACTTTCTCGCTCTCGCTCTGAGCAAGACCCTTTGGTTGTTTTCGATTCGGTTTTCGGTTGAGCGCTAACAGTTGAGCAATTTGCTTATCGGTCTTTGAGTGAACAGCGCGTAAAGAGTGAAACGATTCACGCTCACACAGTGAGGCTCACCAAAAGACCGATTGACAGAAAAACTCAACGCAAACGGTCTTTTCAACTATTTGTCTTCTTTTCGATGCACAGTGGTACGTTGTGTAAAATTGCAACATTAAATTTCACTTTAGATCTTCTTGAAAAAATTGTATGTATTTCAgactaattttttgtttagaacaggaatagttttatttttttaagtattttattttgaattaagCTTAACAACTAATAATGAATTAATGTTTTGGGAACTTAGTGAACTACGTCGCTCGCTTAAAATAAAGTGCAAAGCTGAAAATGCTCTTTCAACGGAGACTTGAGTAGCTGGAGTGGCTAATACCACCTGCGCCAGAGCACTCAAGTGTGGCGATTTAAGCTTCAcgttttgaaaaaaatgtaatatatCCTGGTTTAATGGTAAGCGGCGATATATTTTGTCGAAGTCCTCCACTTCAGCATATAACTTGACAAGCGCGTCAGAAACCGGCTCTTCTTTTGCTTCTGGAACAGTTTGCACATCATCCAAAAATGCCGAGAAAAGTGACTTTTCTTCTGGTATGGATGAGAATGAGCACTCCATGTCCATATGCAGTTCAACCTCCTCACTTGTTTGCGATGCAACAGTTCGATCGGAGTCAACCTTTAATAATGAAGcaaaattatgttaaaatttattgtttgcaATTATGGCTTAAAACAGGTTTTTGTGTATGACGAGGACAATTTTACTTATTAAAACTAAGAACACGTATCTAAAAGCATCTATAACATAAAGGACACAGGACCTAAACTTCAATTATACTCCTTCTTACGTGCTTCAGTTCAAACAGGCGaaaagcaattttttttaGGTTCTGCTTTGCCAACCATTTTTGGTGATCTGTTAAAATACAGTTCACTCGCGGGTCCATGTATATAGCAGATAATAATGCTTCGTTTTCGAGCAACTTACTTTCCCGCAGTTTAATTTGtgccaacaattttttttttatcgaatttttgctgttttcgCACTGCAACTTCAATTCCATCCATATAATGAAAAATTCACTATATACTAGTTTTTCCTCTTGCAGCTTTAAAGTCGCATTATATGCGTCCTTGAATGCGTCGACATATTTCTCCATCCAGTCCCATTCAATATCGTTATCAATACTACTCTGAGTGGCCACAAACTCTTTTAGTTCGAGTAGTTTTTTCACCATTGAGTATGTAGAATTCCACCTAGTGATAACGTCGAGCGttggtatattttttttgtgctcgATTAAGATACGTCTGTACAAGTTACATAtagtatttattttatacatgtacataaaaaaaaaattatatttgaacTTTTCTTACCTATAAGTTTCAGTGCGCAatgttttgcataatttgcGGCAGATACTAATTTTTTCGCTAATCTCATCCAGCTTGTTAACATCATATACGCATAGTTGAAGAGTGTGCGCAGCACATCGTACAAGATGAATATTTGCCAAATTCAGGTCATCAAGCTTATCCATAAATTTTTCACTCTCAGTGTCATCTTTAAAAAGGGACTCCTCCGTGTCGTCATTAAGAATTTCTATGGCTTTGACCATGTTTCTCCCATTGTCAGAGGTAACACTGTGTGTAAACATTTTCTTTAGTAATAAACATGTTAAAAATTATctaaaataacatttttacCTGAAGATTTGATCCAGAGTTATCCCATAATCGTCAAGAATTTCTAAAATTTTGTCTCTAATGTAGACCCCAGTGTGTGAATAAGTGAGCTGGATCATGCCCAACGTCTTGACAACAATCTCCGACTTATTTACATTTGTGTGAATAATTTGCAGATTTATACCTAGAATTGCTTTGTCCATTCTAGTTGCCACGTCGATTTTTAGCGACAACAGTTTTCCATTGACTAAAGCCCTTATGCCGTCTTTGATGGCCTGTTCTCTTACGGACACGAAGCTCATAATGTTCCTCGATGTGATTGGGTTCATACCAAGGGCATTATAAATGGGATCAACAATTTCCCTAAATCCCTCGCTGTCCAAGAATACAAACGGCTTTCCATCAGTTGTCACAATTTTAATAAGTGAATTCACAACTGTTTCTTCACTTGTTTCatatgttattttttttttcttcacaaCTTTTATTTTGGTGTCTTCTTCACTGTCGCACTCTCTAAATATTTCATAATGTTTAGTTGTCAAGTGGCGTTTCAAATTTGTAGTATGAATGCCAGCTTCACGTCGCATATTTTACACACTGATTTTTTGCTTACTgcatcaaattgaaaaaattgatgcacttttttattagtttcacgtcccattttgttaaaatcacTGTGCTCAATCGAAACTCACAAAGCAAATTGACGCATAAAACCCACGAAACTtgacatacacacatacatgcgcAAAAGACTTTTTGAATCGTCGTTCAGAAGCAAACGGTCTCGGAATGAGCAGAGCAAAAGAGAACAGAAAAAAGTGCTCTTCGACTGAGCGCGagcaaaatttatttacgAACAATCCAATCGGTTGCTCTCAGACCTTTTGCTCAAAGTCTCAGTGAAGAACACTTATTTCGCGACAGTGTGAAACGGTTAACAGTTATTTGCGAGCTATGGTTCCAAGTCATTCCAAACGTACCAGCTCGTTTTCTGGTTTTTCAATCTATTTCAAGGCGTTTCAAAGCCGTTCTTCAAGTGGTTTGGTAGTGTTCCAGTTTTTCCCAAACGTTCCAGTTCGTCTTTTTGGCTAATTTTCAAGCCGTGCCAAGCCAGCTCAACACTTTATAACCGCCACTCTCTGGGGTTATGAGCACGAGCCCGTCAAAAGACGAGAAAGCAGCTGAGGACACTGCAGCCCCGAGCAAATCCTCAATTGCTGCTCCAGGTCAGCGCCAGAGGAGTACCAGCCCTACTACTCCTCCTTCCCGAGCATTTCAGACCCTCTCTAGTCCACTAACTCTCAAGTCCGCACCATCGAGCACGACCTTTCAGCAAGCCACGTCAGAGCCACGACGAGCAAGCCAAAAAGAGGTCAAATCATTGGTACCACTTCCACAGATTTTGGTAACCGCCCCAAGAGTCACTCGGTCCGAGACCAAAAGGGTTTTAGCTGCTTCCACCAtggctttgaagaagtttgTTTCCATTTGCGATAAACTAAGTCAGTTTGAAGTCGACACCCACGTCACGTCACTGTCCGAGGTCAGCGTATTTACGCTCCAAGTCCGTCGTGATCGAGTTCAAGCGTTGTGGGAGAAGGTCGAGCAGGAATATGAGAAATGCGAGGCACTCACAGATGGTAAAGACGATAACTCTGAAGATTTAGCCATCCAAgctaaatatgacaaatgctATCAAGTTTACGAGCGATGCACGGCTCGATTAAACGAGCTTATCCATGAAGGGTCTGCTCCGACTCCTCCGAACCGTCATGCGCCTACCTCTGCACCAGCAGAACGAGGCTGTCGATTGCCACCTATTGACACAGAAGTCTTTACGGgagattatttaaaatggcCCACGTTCCGTGACTTGTTTACAGCCATCTACATAAGCGATTCGCGAATTTCCCCTGTTGAAAAGCCAATTCCGAGCACttcttgacctgcctcaaatttcccatgagtccggaaaagcattaca from Drosophila willistoni isolate 14030-0811.24 unplaced genomic scaffold, UCI_dwil_1.1 Seg531, whole genome shotgun sequence includes these protein-coding regions:
- the LOC124461537 gene encoding uncharacterized protein LOC124461537, translating into MNPITSRNIMSFVSVREQAIKDGIRALVNGKLLSLKIDVATRMDKAILGINLQIIHTNVNKSEIVVKTLGMIQLTYSHTGVYIRDKILEILDDYGITLDQIFSVTSDNGRNMVKAIEILNDDTEESLFKDDTESEKFMDKLDDLNLANIHLVRCAAHTLQLCVYDVNKLDEISEKISICRKLCKTLRTETYR